Below is a window of Electrophorus electricus isolate fEleEle1 chromosome 1, fEleEle1.pri, whole genome shotgun sequence DNA.
TGATCTCTGTCTGCTGgcaatatttttcaaatttcaaatgagTTGTATATATTAACACTTCAATCCTTTAAAAAGTCCTTAATGGGGTAATTGAATGCTAATAGATGCTTTATAAGCTGTGGCCTGGTGGGTTGTGTTGATGGGTTGCAATAAAACTATTTCATTTAAAGAAATTTAAACAGTTGTTTATTCATTCACCCCTACCAAAGCTTATTTTTAGAGGGATACATttactagtttttttttttttttgcagggttctttgtatattttaaagatACTATTTTACAGTAGCATTTCTACTCTATTGGCAGTTACAAGTTACACATGTAGTAGGCCTAACTTGACCAAATCAGAAATGGACCATACATATAGCTCTACATAGCTCTGTCTGAGAGTAAACCCTCAAATTACATTACTGGTTCTGATTACATTACTGGTTCTTACATTACTGGTTCTACAGCGGTGCTGGCATCACTGTCACCAAATAATGTGAATGGGGTTACTATGATAAGAAGAATGTGGACCAATCAGTGAACTGTGAAGGTAAGTGGCAGAAGCACATTGTGCAGAGCAGAGGGTGCATGTACAcactgttcaaaaaaaaaaaaaaaaagaagaagctgtGGCAGGATGTATGGTTTAAATATCCTGTGAAGGACACATTGTTCTGCCTAACGCACCCCacagtgggggtggggcagtgtAATGTTGGTGTCTGTTCTTAGAAGGCCCTGGCATAGGAGATACAGCAATACCCATCAAAATGATGTCATGaaacaaatattacatttcaaatttaCTGCAACGTGCAATAGCAATCTAACAACTTCCAAATATGACCATATATTCAGTAATGGTGATGTATTACATTAGGTAATATATTTTCGGGCAGACtgaatgcttgtttttttgtttgttttttttgggagggggggggggggggtggagcaCTCACAGCAACAAAGCCTAGTCCAACTTGCATCCATTTTTGTGGCTTAGCCATGTTGTGATTGTTGTGATGTAAAACACCTTATGTTCTCAGGTtacaaaaagacacacacaccttcacagaTCACTGATCAGTCCACATTTTTCTTATCATAGTAACCATTCATATTATTGGTTGACATGAGTTTCTACTTTAGATAATGCATTTTATGCCACAGCATTTAGAAACCCAGAGTTTGAGAGATGCCATGTTCTGAGTTTTACACTAGTTTGTGCTCTGATTTTCATCACATTGGTGTTGAGGCATTTTGTCATGACTTCAAAGAAATGTACATTCGAACATTTATCTGGTTCACAGCAATCACAGCACATCAACGACCTCAATATTTAtgaagaaatattgttttaataagtAATCATCATTTTCCTAACAATACTGATTACATAATGCTACATGCTCTTGCAAACACAAGCAAGAATCACAGAGGCTCATCACAATTGTGGTCtttcagagcaaaaacaaaccagTCTTTAGTtgttaaatcatttatttgacCTTGATAAAAAccacaataaacacagaaatggCTGCAGATCATAACTTGTTTGTCagactatataaatacaaaatttcAACAAGGGGCAAGAACAGAAGTGCAGGGGAGAAAACTGAATACAAAGAAAGGTTGTGCATTAACTGAGCTTTTTACCCTCCACTCAACAAAACGTGGCCAGCCACTTTCCCTCTCAATAACTTGCTTTGTATGCAGGGATGTCTGTTCATTGACCTGTCCGcagttttatataaaacacCAGCCAAGTTTCTGTTAAGGTTtaggagaggatgagggagcTCTTAGAACAGTGATACGGGACTGTTAACCACAATAAGCCATCCCCCATTTAAAAAGTCAGATGGTTCCATTTTTCCATATAAAGCACCTACTGAAGCAAACAAAAGTCTTCCTATTGTACATAAACAATAGGGCATAATCACCTGGAGCTGCTGTCTGAATAAACTATTACCATGCCTTTACTCTAAAGGCTACTagaatgaaacatgaaacatgaaaaaaggGACCCTAATTTTCTAAAAGGCAGTGGCACTGGAGTCACAGCACCAGACGTTGAGAGCAGGAGGATCCCAGTTTGTGTGGGCTGCTGGTGAGATTGGCTAGTGATGTGTCCATGCTGCTCCACTGCTGGGTGTGCCACAGGCATACTTCTAAGCCACTGAATCTCCCAGCAGGAAATGACCTCAGCGGCTCTCCAGATAGCCAGAGCACTTATTCTTATGCTTCTTCTCAATCTCCGCTTTGCCCAGGCTCTCCACTGAACAGAACCGGCTCACTGAGCCCCAGAGACTGCTGGGATCCAATGGAAAACACTGGGAACATGTGTGATGAATCAGGGCTTCTAGTGGTAATGCAAGaaccaatattttttttaaaaggtcaaCTGAAGGCTAGAGCAAGTTTTAAACCTCTTCTAAAACATGGGTTGTGGAGAACTGATGGCCAAAATATTTATTCCAAAATacattaagatttttttaacCAGAATCCTGGTTAATACAACTTTAGTTTACACTTAATAGTCGTCAATATTTATATGCATACTGGGATGCCAGAAGTGATTAGAATCAACAAGACAAAAAAGGTGGGTCTGCCAGAAGCCAAACTGTCTTAAAGGAACCTCTGACATCACAAAAAATGCTAACAATTCTAGTAATGACAGAGAGCCTATGAGCATTATGAAAATCATGCTCAGTAGAACCCAATATCTTTCAGGCACTATTAGTCACATTAGCATATTTGGGTAATGTATTCCTTTAGACatcacgcgcgcgcacacacacacacacacacacacacacacacacacacacacacacgcacacgcacacgcacacgcacacacacacgcacacacacacgcacacacacacgcacacacacacgcacacacacacgcacacacacacacagtagttgCCTTTAAAAGATGCTAGCATAACTGTCCTCCCTCCTAGTACGACTCATGGATTTAACCCCACCCCCTAAAAACCTGGCGAGTGGTAGACATTGAGAGGCTGGGGTCAGGGCCCTGCCTGCTGAGCAGAGGTAGGTGCAGTCCAGCTTACTCCACTGGTCCTGTGGCTTAAGGGAGACAGCCATGGAGCTCACAAGCTACTTTCCAACTGTGTTGTCCTTTAACCGTGTCACAGAATACAACCCAACTAAGAGGATTGTGTGGACAGTTCACTGTAAACAGAGTCCCAATTTCCAcatttgaagaagaaaaaacaaacacgaaaaaacaaacacaaaaaccacacacacacacacacacacacacacacacacacacacacacacacacacacacacacacacacacacacacacacacacacacacacacacacacacacacacacacacacacacacacacacacacacagttttatgACATAACCAGCCATCATTATTTTTGGGGAAAAAGGCATCAGCAAAGAGGATTTGCATTCAAATCCTACATTCCAACATTCTAAAACAACCATATGAAAACTATGAGTCCCTGAGACACCAGGACTCTGATGCCTAATAACAgcccatttttttttcaaaattattgCAGATTGTATACAACATTCACTTAATCACTTACAAATCCAGATCTCCCATCCTTGCTTAGACTGAACATCCACTGTTAGGCTTCGGTTTATTGACAGAGGGAAAAAAGGTAGTGTCCCTATTTCCACCATGCCTGAAGAACTGGTATTGCATATTTGCTCTCAATCAGACCGCTAGAAGTCTTGTAGAACATCATGACCAGTCATAACTGTTTTACTCTTAAATGTTTTGCAGCCTTTAGTATGAGTGCTTGTTGATGCAGTGCtacagaggagaaagacagCAGCCTGAAACACATTCTTCCTTTCTCCCGCTCCTCAGATGTCTCCATggcatgaaataaaacaaaactgcatttcCAAGGTTCCTTTGCTGCTGttgcgcaccccccccccccccccaaatggtTTACATTTCcttgatttattttatagtgGTTCTTCCTAGGCTTTTACAGTTATTACATAAACAATTAAGAAAtcgaagaaaaaaacaaaacaaaacaaaaaaactcccaGATGATTTCTGATAGAAGAAAGATTGTTCATTTCTTTTAGGGGGAATCGCAGTACCTTGTCTTTTCCCCATGGCCATCCACTGCCTTTTTTACATCCTCATTAAACACATCCTTTTCAGCTCTTCTTAACTCTGCCCCATTCCAAAAcctccttcactccctccccttcccccaccAAAGCCATTTACCTCCCATGCCCCATAATAATTAGAGTCTCATCTCTGGCCATGCAGGGCTGAAATGACAGGCGTCTGCTGGGCTCCGGTGGGCTGAGAAACGGGTGGCCACATGGGTGCCTGATGcatatggtggtggtggtggtggtggtggtggtgatggaggtgtgtgtggtggcccGTGGGCGAGGAGGGGGGCAACCAAGCGGGCTGGTGGCTGGGTGGTGATGAGGCCCAGAAGTAGTCGAAGGTGGGcgtggaggtggggggagaaGAGCAGGCCACAGGGGCCTGGGCAGGTGCACCACCGCTGGAACACTCCGACGCACGCAGCTTGGAGAACATGGTGATGGCGTCAGGGAAGTTAGGTGGCGTGGCTGGCGTGTTGCGTGGAGTGCAcatctaaaacagaaaaaaacaaaacaaaacccacaaacgACGAGTCAGAAACACAGGCTGCAGACTCCCCAGTTGCTAGCCCTGTTCTCTGCAAAAAGAATATCCCCTACACAGACATCTCACTGAGTGCTCAACACTTGAGGCTTAATTATCTGACAAGTTTGCACACAGAGCAAGAACAGCTAGGGTTTTGTGAGGACTTTCACctacaatatttaaattcaatAGAATCAATAGCTTGTCTTCTCTGCCATCAGCCTGAGGTCAAGATGTATACAATCAGCATCACCCTCAGCCCATGAGTATTGGTCTCaagatgtaaataaaagtcATGGTTTGTTTGTCCTGCATTAAATCTGGACTCACTGTACACTGCAACTGGACACAGATGGCCATGTGGTACTGAAGAAAGTGGGTCAACTCATCAATAGCCATGTCAGGGACTGAtaagtgtgtgtacacagccaCGGACATTCGCACAGCCATAAATGGAGAAAGGATTCTGCCCAGCAGTGTGGAAAGGAGTGCTTTATTTAGCACACAGTCATGACTACTGACATTAGTTTGCCAACATCACTGCATGTTCACTTTGAGTGTAACTGATGCAGACTTTCAGAGGGCACTGTCACATATGCagtatgcatatgcatgtcCCCTCCCCCCAGTGAGGTTTGTTTGGGTAGGTGTGAGCACAGCAATTGCACTTGGGTGCCGGCTGAAACAACCAAGACCCTCTGCGAGAGGTGGTCCCAGGCCACTTCCAAGCGAACCTCAGTTTGATTTCAGTGAGAACTTAACTTGACCAAAGCACTGTGCTTTGGGTTTAACAGGCAAGCTGTGTGCAAAAGGACTACTACAAACAGTGAAGCCATTAGTTTAACtacaatttcttttatttaatgaaatgggTAGCTGAGATGGtgaaaaacatgacatttcGTTTTCTTAAAGTAcacaatatgtatttttaagcCATCTGGATATGTAGCAGTAGCAGCTTGTCTGACGGCTGTAAACAAGACAAATAACTCAAAGGTTTGGCTACCAACAAGACCAAATTATTTATGAGAACAAAATGATTGGAAGTTTCTTTtgattataatttaaaattatcAGTAGAGGTGACATCAGTCATGGATGTTGCTTCAATTTGGTTAAAGTAGCTTTGCCATGTGACCAAGACCACTACAGCAATTTCTCCGAATGACAGCTTTAATGTTGTTTGTAATGTAGACGAACTACATTCATAAAAGTTACTTGCCTAACACTGTGAGGataaaacacagcaaatcaTAAAGCCCAAAAAACCATGATGTTTTGAAATAGGCTCTAGCTTAATGTTATCCAATGATTTTAGCCTAATATACGAGTAGAAGGATCTATGCCCAAAACAGAAcagtgacacccccccccccaccgttTCTGACCAGTGAATGAAAGGGTACATTTCTAACCGTGCACATTTCACCCTTGAATCTCAACtctcatgtctttttttctgatacAACTAAGTTATGGCCATGTAAAACTGATTCAAACTGTAATTTTTATTCAAAGTAGACAAACCAATAGGTAAAAAGGGCCTTCACAACAATTAACAGAACACCAATGATTACTACTTATATACTGGCTGGATGTAGCCTTGGTTCCTCCTTTTCTCTATTGTTATTTATGGTAATtatttctgctgttgttttttgttagcAAATGTTAACAGCAAATACTATCACTGTAGGGGCAAACAAAGGTCAATACAGTGAGAACAATTAGCAAATAATATAACAAATACAGATTTTGTAGAGACATTAAGGGATGTAAATTTCACAGTGAGAACAACTCATGTGTTGCATCATTTTAGAACAACAATGGCCTCTGCCCCGAATCAAAAAAAGATTTGGAACTTTATTCCTCGTTCTGCTCTTGCCAATACTGTTGGTAAAATTTTCACCAATTTCCTGGGTCattattttagtttagtctGATGAAACAGATTCCAATGTTTGAAGAGGAGAAGTCAAAAGGTTGCACAACTTAAAAACAAAtcacttgtttacatttttcttttacaagtGCCTCTCATAACCTGTTTTACTACATCAATCATAAAAGTGGCACATGACCACCATTTCCACTCTATGGTTTAACAGCGACTGTGTAAGAAAAACTTGTTAACAAGAAAATCAGATTAATTACCTTTGGCATAGGATAATTTCGATTGGCATAGGATATTTTACATCTTATCTTGTGTATAATTactcactgaactaatattgcTAGCGTCGGTTACTATGTAACACTATTAATTACACAGTTAAAACAAAggcaagaaaaggaaaaaatagtTTGAAATGACAGTGTGTGGGGGACAGCTGCTACTGGGCAGGCAAGAGTCATCAAAGAATCTGCGAGATCAGTCACAAGCAAGCAAAGGTGAATGTGTGGAAATATACGGGCTTGTCTAGCACAGGGTGGAGTGTTTTCAGTTCAAGCTGCCTTCCCTGGGCCAGCCATACAGCCATAACAGCGCGTGCCTGACCCAGCGTAAACATGACCCCCACACAGACTCCCAGAGGACCCCTTCAAGAGCAAGGGCTCTCTCGGTGGGCCTTGGCCCAGCCTCAGGAGAGCATGACTGGGAGAATAACAGCCCCTGTGCTCGCTGATGagcagaggggtgggggagggcaagaagggaggagagaatgGCAGCATAcagtttaacatgttttttttaaaggaatacaGGCCCAGACATGTGACTCAAGAGCCCAGTTACCCAACGGCAGACTGttcaaatcaaacacacacacaaaagtgtaaAGCAGGTCTGAAGATCCAACAAACAATAGTAGGTGATTTGAGCAAGCTTTACTGCTTTACTGACTTGGACTATAAGTATAAAAAGGCCATATAGACTGGGTGCCATGTTCATAGATTACTGGGACAACTACCCTTCTATGAATGCGTTTTAAACGCTCTAAACAGTTTTGTTAATGCAGTTTTGGGTGCCAGAGTCATCTCACCCTCAGAGAGCAAAAGTAGAGGATAGAAGAAAGGAACAGAAGGAATATCCCACTTCTCTGCAGTGTGCCTAACAgtcacctcccacacacacaacacaaactaaAGCCCACTAGGCTTCACTCTTTTTAGCAATGTTTTCAATCTAAAGCAAATGATTTCCTCCAAAGCAGCTCAGGGGAGCAGGCCACTATTCAATGGCTACTACTCTCGCCTGCTTATGTACCACCTCTCTAAAAGCTCTAAACACCTCCAACAATCACATCCTGTGTTGCcctactcttctcctccccCTTGCCTCCAGCTGCATGATGTAATGGTTGCacccaaaatataaacaaaccacCCACCTGACCCATACACATGTACCCACATGCAGCAGACACTTCCTAGTTCAAACACACTCCTCCCAACAGAGTGAACATGCACGCCCACCTAGGAGGAAACAGGCAGcggacagaaaacaaaaacaaacgctTGTGTAGGTACACAAATATtccaagagagagtgagagtgcgCTCGGGTGCgcagagagattgagagaaagtgagagtgtgtgagagcttcactgtgtgtgcgtgcatgtgtgtgtgagagaggaagcaTATAAGGTGATTATATCTACAGAATGCACTGAATGTGAGAAATATGGTTTAACGTCTCTGTATATGTACAACAGTCACATGGTGGCAAGTCCACAGTGAACAGCTTTAATGACCTGCGTACACAGTGAGGACAGGATGATGTGTGGGTTTTacacaagggggaaaaaacccagAAGCATATGCCAATAAACGAAACACATTTACTACCACTACAATTAGTTCTTTAGGGTCATAGACAAATTTCCTGATCAAACTGCAAGAAGAAATGGTAAAAACTGCATGGAGTAATGGGCAGGAAAGCATGGCTGCAGAGAGGTCTTTGTTCACCAGAGGTCTATTCTAAACTGATTCACAGCATCAAGTGTGACAAGATGTGTGAACTGCAGTGAAAATGCGAGCTGCAATCCCTCCAAACATGGTACTGGTTAAAATTACTAAAAGATTACCAACATAGTCTTCCTTCCCGTGTACTTCCTCAACTTCTACCTACAGCCTGTTGTCAATTATCCCTCCAATGACAATGACAGGATGTTGTACTCAGGCTTGTTTTaagcaaatctctctctcagttgtaAATGTACTTACCATCTGGTGGTGGTGACTGGGGATGTTAGCCTCCTGGAAAAAAGCGCTTAGGGCAGTCTgtggaaaaagagggagagaaagagagaaatggtgaGGAGACAGGAAATTGTGTGTAAAAGCACATGGAGAGAGATCACAAACTCCTCAGCAAAAAAAGAGCAGTTTGAATTCTGCCCCAGCCCCCTCcaaatgtgtctgtgcatcAGTCAGGAAGCTGATCACATGATGCTGGGGTTAAATCTGTTACCCAGCCGTCTGTGATACAAGTTGGGGATTCAAAATAGTCACTATAGTCTATCGCGCTGGGGGCCCAGAGTTGAGTTATCTTGAAGCTACACAAATGGCTTTGGTGTATACAAAAACTTTCACAATATACACATTACTAATGTGGGACTGAAGTGGAAAGGTTTATAGGTATTAACCACATAGATTAATCAGACACtagcaacaaaagaaaatgcttcaaaaaacaagaaacttTGCTACAAGTAAATTGGCGTTAGCCGAGACACAATTCCATGAAGAATTTAACCAACATGAGAATTTCTCACACGGGAAGGCAAAGCAAGCACTTCTTTCATTTTGAGTAACCCACAAAGTCAGTGGATGACGATTCACATGCAAAGACTGAGTGCCTGCCTGAAACCACCCACAGAAATGCCCTGCCCTCCCATCTGATGCCAGTTGCAGATCCTAAAGCATTACTGGCCTTTAAGTTTTACCCAACAAGTGAATATCTGCCTCTCATTCTCTGTAAAAACCTCTTACCCTGCCAACGCTTCCCTCACAGGGTAGAGTCTCCCTCTCCCATGTGGGTCCTCCCCCCGTTGTTTGACAACAGCAGTGACTAGCGCAGGAATGTCTGCTGTTTGACGTGACACACATATCAACATGAAAGTGCAGAGTTGCTATTGTCTGTGGCGCTAACGGGACCACAGAGCTTCTTTGTCATCAAATCTTTTCCCTCCACCGCCCCACCCCTTCCCTGAAGTCAGTTGTGTATGTGAATTGTTCTCATTCAAGTCATAGTCTACAGATAATTTCCTAACACCGtatgcacatacaaacaaacagggTTATGGGTCACATTCAGCTTTTGAATATCACCCAATGGCAAAATACAGTGTCTGCTTGGATGCATCATTGCTGAAGTCTATGGAAGAGAAATGACaggttttaaatcaaaataactGAAATTGGAGAAAAAGAATGGGGTGGGGGAGAACAACAACCACAACCGCAACCAAAATACAACAGGCAGTATGTGAACCCTACTGAAGAATTGACCCATAATTTATGAGAAGAGctattaaataaacaacattttgcCTACATGTGATACAGGGCCTACATGTACACTACCTACCCaatcagaaaaacaaagtaTCCAATATGTGTAGGAATTTTTGGCTTGCCAGTACTGTTGCTAACACACCCCACCATATATACAAAGAATCTCAGTGTCCTGTTTCCGGACCAGCTTTGACCTTTTGCCACACATCTAAAAGGGTTTGTAAAGAAAGTAGGAAAACCGATTCTAGTTAACAACTTTGTAACACACTAGTCTGTTCAGAGACTTGATGTAACTGATGCAAACTAGTAACCAGTATTTTAACAGATTTCAGTTTAAGAACAGAGTATATACTGCCAGTGATATCACCACCAAGTTGTTAGCGCCAAGTCTGCCAAAATCAACTATAACCATATTTTACTAGACCTGGTTAATAGCACAAATAAAAGATTTGTATCCtttaaaacaagttttttttttgtttgttttttttttttttgcaaaaatggAAACAGCTAAATAAATTGACAGATTTAACTATGGATGCTTAATTCcaaattaataaatcaaaaacacattaaaaaaggaTTGAAATTCTAATTCAAAGCTAAGCAGTTTTCATGGACCTATATATATCCAAAAACAGTCTTTATGAATGATTGACTCAAATCACCAAGTGAAAAAGACCACCTTTCTGCTATTATTGGAGATTACTATACAACAAAGTAAACTAATGTGGACATCAAGCCATGTATTCATTGTTGGAACGCAACAAAggattacagagagagagcacagaccATCTTTACCCTAATAAACCAAGTGGTCAAGTTACAGTTCCCACAACAGATTGGTCATTAGAAGGTGTGTTGGAGGAACCATCTGGAGACTGAGTTGTGGTGTGAGGAATGCTTCCACAGTAACCCCTGTGTCTGTGAGAGCTGCTACAAAATGTAATCATTGGCCTGGTCCTGGAACTGAGAATGTAAGCAACAATGAAGCAACCATGGCCTCACAGTGTGCTGGTAATAAGGTGTGGCTCATTTCCTTTACACAGAGATAATCTTTCGCAGTTTCCAAATAATACTACTAAATAACCATAGTTATAGTTAGCCTTAGAGGCAAGGGATACAAACGTGGACAAACAGAATATGAAAGATTAAATCCATTTAAGACAAAGGCAGATACAGGCCAGCAGCTCTATgcatttattcagtttgttagaaatgtttcattttgcttaGATCTAAATATAACCCCTGACACTTTAGTCTATAAAAAGACATAAGAACCAAGACACCATATCCCTCTCCGGCTGATGGTGGAAAGCACATTACAAGCATTGCATCAAGCAACGTAGGTTAATTctggataaaaaaaatgtgGTTAAATTCATTCAGACATCTATGGCGCTTCATAAGACAATCAGGCTCTGCATACATTCTGTTAGGGCTAACATGAAGAGAAAATACACTTTAATAATCGTACTCGAGTAATGAGGAAGTGCTCTTTAGTTCCCTTGTTAATATCACGTTGTGTAGGGTACTGTACACAACTCGACATACCCGTCCAACGGGCAAAACAAAGGACGTTTGTATTCATTTCGGGCTTCTACACAGTTGtaaccaacacacatacatctgaAGCTCTGCACACAAACAGTACGCTGACTTGTAGTAGTCATCATACGCTGAAGCGGAAATGGATTTCAAAGCATGTACGACATGCTTGATTTGTAACAGAtagatgtaaacaaaaaacGGTTTCACTGTGTTGCACCACTCATCCGAAATAGAGAAACAGGCCAACCTTCctggaaacaaaaataacaatactCTCAGAAAAAATTAAGAGGCTTGATATTCCCATacttctgaaacatttaaatcaacTAATATTATTACTAGCTATATGGCTAACTGATTTTCTCGATTTTAGATTAACTCAATTCGcatgctagctagttaactaatgCCCATAAATAGATGCTCGCAATTAAAGCGAATACATGTTAAGGCATCACCTTGAACCTACGTAGCCACATTAGTTAAGTGACTTAGCTACATAGCCAGCAAGTAGAGATAGCTAACTAGTGAGGATTATGATAAACTTGTTTCCTGAAAATGACAACGGGCAGTGTCGCCAACAAGCTAGCTAGCGATAGCTATCTAGGCTAACCGTCCTGACACGACGAAGggacaaacatataaacagaaCTGCTCAAATAAACAGATCAGCATCTGCAGGATCTGGCTCTGTCGTTTTCTCGTTGAATTTGATTACAAACTGAATCTGGAAAACGAACTAAAGTGCTTAAGAAGGACACTCGGCTTGATGGCAAAACAACACATCACTGCATGACCACGTCTTCCGGAAAAGGTTTAAATACGCatggtttgttttaaaatcaatcaCACCTGTAAAAATATCATGAGCGCATCGTGCTTCAAGTTTAGGAGATGCGTCAGTACTTCACTGCACACATGGTTTAAGAATGATTTTTGATCAATATGAACCTCTAAGGCTAATTCAGTAAATATGATCATATCCAGCTACCTCGAACTGCCAGTGCGCCGCCTGAAGGAGTTGCTTTGCCTGGTCAGCGGCACAACCAGCAGTCAAAACAAACTGGTTAATCATCACTTGATGCCTGAGTTCGTCCATATTCACCGACATGGCCTCTTTTCACACCTCCAGGACTCGTATATATTAAACCCTCTgtgtaacaaataacaaaaat
It encodes the following:
- the ubald2 gene encoding UBA-like domain-containing protein 2, producing the protein MSVNMDELRHQVMINQFVLTAGCAADQAKQLLQAAHWQFETALSAFFQEANIPSHHHQMMCTPRNTPATPPNFPDAITMFSKLRASECSSGGAPAQAPVACSSPPTSTPTFDYFWASSPPSHQPAWLPPSSPTGHHTHLHHHHHHHHHHHMHQAPMWPPVSQPTGAQQTPVISALHGQR